The Vicia villosa cultivar HV-30 ecotype Madison, WI unplaced genomic scaffold, Vvil1.0 ctg.001657F_1_1, whole genome shotgun sequence genome has a window encoding:
- the LOC131636174 gene encoding glutathione S-transferase T3-like: MDPNNNPFNTQNSTNYPFNYIFQNQSSNKQGPQNIPNYGFPPNFIMSSSNPSYRPYYGMMPYSSQTPPDYSSTPMRNENISNVGVDEFPEFSTQMDIGAMRGGQGATPNADDSTPIRRKSPKWTTDQNLVLISGWIKYGTDSVVGRNQKSDSYWGKIADYCNEHCSFDPPRDGAACRNHYNYMSRILNKWIGAYDNAKRMQQSGWSENDVLAKAHELYSSGKSGHFLLMSEWLAVHDQPRYGSQVGGNTGSGSSGSKRVHESDVSDSNSVGSSARPMGRDAAKKKGKKKSKGATLESVNEEWNEFKQFKEKELERLDKIAMRQEEANQLLKENTEAKKMKMFMKLSSKEHLDDRSKELLEKLGRDLFGN, translated from the coding sequence atggatcccaacaATAACCCTTTTAACACCCAAAATTCTACTAATTATCCTTTCAACTATATATTTCAAAATCAATCTTCCAACAAACAAGGTCCCCAAAATATACCAAATTATGGATTTCCTCCGAATTTCATAATGTCGTCATCTAATCCAAGTTATCGCCCATATTATGGAATGATGCCATATTCATCTCAAACACCCCCTGATTATTCTTCTACTCCGATGAGAAATGAAAATATTTCGAATGTTGGAGTTGATGAATTTCCTGAGTTTTCTACACAAATGGATATTGGTGCCATGAGAGGTGGTCAAGGAGCCACTCCAAATGCAGATGATTCAACTCCTATACGCCGGAAAAGCCCCAAATGGACCACTGATCAAAATTTGGTTCTAATTAGTGGGTGGATTAAATATGGAACAGATAGTGTTGTTGGGAGAAACCAAAAAAGTGATTCATATTGGGGGAAAATTGCTGATTATTGTAATGAGCATTGCTCATTTGATCCTCCCCGTGATGGAGCTGCATGCAGAAATCATTACAACTACATGAGCAGAATACTCAATAAATGGATTGGCGCTTATGATAATGCTAAACGTATGCAACAAAGCGGGTGGTCGGAGAATGATGTATTGGCAAAAGCGCATGAATTATATTCAAGTGGTAAGAGTGGACATTTTCTTTTAATGTCAGAATGGCTTGCTGTCCATGATCAACCACGTTACGGTAGTCAGGTAGGAGGAAATACTGGATCTGGAAGTAGTGGATCTAAGAGAGTCCATGAGAGTGATGTAAGTGATTCCAACTCTGTTGGATCAAGTGCTCGCCCAATGGGGAGGGATGCAGCTAAAAAAAAGGGTAAAAAAAAAAGCAAGGGCGCAACCTTGGAATCGGTCAATGAAGAGTggaatgaattcaaacaatttaAGGAGAAAGAGTTGGAACGATTGGACAAAATAGCCATGAGGCAAGAGGAGGCTAACCAATTGTTGAAAGAAAATACTGAGGCTAAGAAGATGAAGATGTTTATGAAGCTAAGTTCAAAGGAGCATCTCGATGACCGAAGCAAAGAGTTGTTGGAAAAGTTAGGCCGCGATCTATTTGGAAATTAA